In Candidatus Kaistella beijingensis, a genomic segment contains:
- a CDS encoding HIT family protein, with amino-acid sequence MSSIFTKIVRGEIPCYKIAEDEKHLAFLDAMPLVKGHTLVIPKQETDLIFDIENEDYKNLWSFAQDVAKKLGKTYPDQRIAVAVVGLEVPHAHIHLIPINKMEDMNFKNVRLKLSDEEYREVQNNIKNS; translated from the coding sequence ATGAGCTCTATTTTCACAAAAATCGTTCGAGGAGAAATTCCGTGCTACAAAATTGCTGAAGACGAAAAACATTTGGCTTTCCTCGATGCAATGCCGTTGGTAAAAGGACACACTTTAGTTATCCCGAAACAGGAAACCGATTTGATTTTCGACATTGAAAATGAAGATTACAAAAACCTCTGGAGTTTCGCACAAGATGTTGCAAAGAAATTAGGGAAAACCTATCCCGACCAAAGAATTGCCGTTGCCGTCGTAGGACTCGAGGTTCCACATGCTCACATTCACCTCATTCCAATCAATAAAATGGAGGACATGAATTTTAAAAATGTTCGCTTGAAATTGTCGGATGAGGAATATCGGGAAGTTCAAAACAATATTAAAAATTCTTAA
- a CDS encoding DUF3810 domain-containing protein: MFSSIPFSVGDVFYILLGISLIYFFINIFNKNKRNDILLRFAMLLNVLYFMYQIFWGMLYFQKPISNKLPKGEIDIQLTKELTVKYLNLCKQTRNFVKEDRNGVFKIDDLKSIETKILSNQKKLPDFIKTKAGTEINSLKPSLFKGIMSYSGILGYYNPFTAEAQYNSELPSSYLPFTLAHESAHQLGYAREQEANFIAYLIGKNSENFDLKYSTEYFVLKSLLNSLSSENPEFVKGVLHHYSPSMKKDRIAENMFIRRHEGLLDVFFGFTNDLFLKSNQQEGSVTYSYFVDLLIRYENDGI, encoded by the coding sequence ATGTTTTCTTCAATTCCTTTTTCAGTTGGTGATGTGTTTTACATTTTATTAGGAATTTCGTTGATCTACTTCTTCATTAATATTTTTAATAAGAATAAGCGCAACGATATTTTATTGAGATTTGCAATGCTTTTGAACGTTCTATATTTTATGTATCAAATTTTTTGGGGAATGCTTTACTTTCAAAAGCCAATCAGTAATAAGCTTCCAAAAGGTGAGATTGATATACAGCTAACCAAAGAACTGACCGTGAAATACCTTAATCTTTGCAAGCAAACCCGCAATTTCGTGAAAGAAGACCGCAATGGAGTGTTCAAAATCGATGATTTAAAATCGATTGAAACTAAAATTTTATCCAATCAAAAAAAACTTCCTGATTTCATCAAAACCAAAGCAGGAACGGAAATTAATTCATTAAAACCAAGCCTTTTTAAGGGAATCATGAGTTATTCTGGGATTTTGGGTTATTACAATCCTTTCACAGCAGAAGCTCAGTACAATTCTGAATTACCTTCGAGTTATCTTCCGTTCACATTAGCTCATGAAAGCGCCCATCAATTAGGTTACGCACGAGAACAGGAAGCAAACTTCATCGCATATTTAATTGGTAAAAATTCCGAAAACTTCGATTTAAAATACAGCACCGAATATTTCGTTCTGAAATCGCTTTTGAATTCTTTATCTTCAGAAAATCCTGAGTTTGTAAAAGGAGTTCTTCACCATTATTCCCCATCAATGAAGAAAGACCGTATCGCCGAGAACATGTTTATCAGAAGACATGAAGGTTTGTTAGATGTCTTTTTCGGTTTCACCAACGATCTATTTTTAAAGAGCAATCAACAAGAAGGCAGCGTAACCTATTCGTATTTCGTCGATCTACTCATCCGATACGAGAATGATGGGATTTGA
- a CDS encoding TlpA disulfide reductase family protein, whose product MKKLLFIGGLIAINHLGAQFKINIEAPANFESKEVYIYTLDGSKDKLYSKETRKGNSWQINFNEPYMGMLKAYFPEVNASMNFISENKDVKMVLNTDNRKIENINYLDESNNLMNGLQDTQQKKEYILPALYQIKDYYKGKSAFGSALEEEISRLSKTQVSLDKYPFINFYNQNYGRFIEKNASKKPLTHDEISNFLSHSSNLLESSSLLRPILVAYLNIGPSNNVSADVDKLIAATGTNTSRGQTILAELIEIFDMYSMQELKEKYLATAESLKKPVNERLLATITKNNGTKVGATFTNYFFVRPANTTAKSIYDVKADKKVVVFWASTCSHCESELPEIAKQYSLLKSKGVEVIAFSLDNEKDAYEKKIKDFPWINDSELKGWYSSTADIYNVQSTPTYFILDSSNKVIAKPDHAADVLSYFKVN is encoded by the coding sequence ATGAAAAAATTACTTTTTATTGGAGGTTTGATCGCGATAAACCATTTAGGCGCACAATTTAAAATTAATATTGAGGCACCTGCGAATTTTGAATCAAAAGAAGTGTATATCTATACGCTGGATGGTTCAAAAGACAAATTATACAGTAAGGAAACCCGTAAAGGAAATTCTTGGCAGATTAACTTTAATGAGCCGTATATGGGAATGTTAAAAGCTTATTTTCCGGAAGTTAATGCCTCAATGAATTTTATTTCAGAAAACAAAGACGTGAAGATGGTTTTGAATACTGACAATAGAAAAATTGAAAATATAAATTATCTGGATGAAAGCAATAATTTGATGAACGGCTTGCAGGATACACAACAAAAGAAGGAATATATCCTCCCCGCACTTTATCAGATTAAAGACTATTACAAAGGTAAGTCAGCATTCGGATCTGCTTTAGAGGAGGAGATTTCAAGATTATCTAAAACTCAGGTCAGTCTAGATAAATATCCGTTCATAAACTTTTATAATCAAAATTATGGGAGGTTTATTGAAAAAAATGCGTCTAAAAAACCACTTACTCATGATGAAATCAGCAATTTCTTGAGCCATTCATCAAACTTGTTAGAGTCTTCATCATTACTGCGTCCTATTTTAGTTGCTTATTTAAATATTGGTCCTAGTAACAATGTTTCGGCAGATGTTGACAAGTTAATTGCAGCAACGGGCACGAACACTTCTAGAGGACAAACAATACTGGCGGAGCTTATTGAAATTTTTGATATGTATTCAATGCAGGAGCTTAAGGAAAAATATCTTGCAACTGCTGAAAGTTTAAAAAAACCTGTTAATGAAAGACTTTTAGCGACAATCACAAAGAATAATGGGACTAAAGTTGGAGCAACATTTACAAATTATTTCTTTGTCAGACCTGCTAACACTACTGCAAAATCTATTTATGACGTTAAAGCAGATAAAAAAGTAGTCGTTTTTTGGGCATCCACTTGCTCACACTGCGAAAGCGAATTGCCAGAAATCGCGAAACAATACAGCTTGTTAAAGAGTAAAGGTGTGGAAGTGATTGCTTTTTCACTTGATAATGAAAAAGACGCCTATGAAAAGAAGATAAAAGACTTTCCCTGGATAAATGACTCAGAACTAAAAGGTTGGTACAGTAGTACTGCAGACATCTATAATGTGCAGTCAACCCCAACATATTTTATTCTTGACAGCTCAAACAAGGTTATCGCTAAACCGGATCACGCAGCCGATGTTTTGTCTTATTTTAAAGTGAATTAA
- a CDS encoding DUF1304 domain-containing protein, producing MEIVSKILITLVAIEHLYILYMEMFAWETLGRKSFKGALKDELFTPTKGLAANQGLYNGFLAAGLIWSLLISDVIWSTNIAMFLLGCVIVAGIYGAISASRKIFFVQAVPAILALIFLLLR from the coding sequence ATGGAAATTGTTTCAAAAATTTTAATCACACTTGTCGCCATCGAACATCTTTACATCCTCTATATGGAAATGTTTGCGTGGGAAACGTTGGGAAGAAAGTCTTTCAAAGGTGCACTGAAAGACGAACTTTTCACTCCTACAAAAGGATTGGCTGCAAACCAAGGACTTTACAACGGATTTCTTGCAGCGGGATTAATTTGGTCTTTGCTGATTTCTGATGTGATTTGGTCTACTAATATCGCAATGTTTTTACTTGGATGTGTGATTGTTGCAGGAATCTATGGTGCGATTTCCGCTTCCAGAAAAATATTTTTTGTTCAGGCGGTTCCGGCTATTTTGGCGTTGATTTTTCTTTTGTTACGTTAG
- the dtd gene encoding D-aminoacyl-tRNA deacylase — MKAVIQRVSEANVKVDGKIVGEISKGLLLLIGIDEEDEKNDADWLVQKILSLRIFGDDEGKLNRSVMDISGGILCISQFTLIADYKKGNRPSFIKAAKPEKAIPLFEYFKTEISKSGLKTESGIFGADMKVSLLNDGPVTIVMDSKTKQ, encoded by the coding sequence ATGAAAGCAGTAATACAGCGTGTTTCCGAAGCCAATGTAAAAGTTGATGGCAAAATTGTGGGTGAAATCTCAAAAGGTCTACTCCTTTTGATCGGAATTGATGAAGAAGATGAAAAAAACGATGCGGACTGGCTTGTTCAAAAAATTTTAAGCCTCCGAATTTTTGGCGATGACGAAGGCAAATTAAATCGTTCGGTAATGGATATTTCGGGTGGAATTCTTTGCATCAGTCAATTCACTTTGATTGCGGATTACAAAAAAGGAAATCGACCATCTTTTATTAAAGCTGCAAAACCCGAAAAAGCAATTCCACTTTTTGAATATTTTAAAACCGAAATCTCAAAATCTGGATTGAAAACAGAAAGCGGAATTTTCGGTGCAGACATGAAAGTTTCACTTCTAAACGACGGACCTGTAACGATTGTTATGGACTCAAAAACGAAGCAGTGA
- a CDS encoding T9SS type A sorting domain-containing protein — protein sequence MKRNLLTIGLLAFSFSANSQVICHVDPTGLFYVGENALVYNGGGVQTKGSGVYDIHGNVMVVGGTSDVLKTLDATDTDGTKLKTSGGNFILRLNDYANYSTSTYGQLYINGLTQGNLSGIVDKEYRATKNGSMQQMALPFYKLQLPDLATYLGAGSFSNDRTTKAVGYWDNGSKPLMHNLPGYTSTLDKASADTQTTQYNNAARYYAVGTANWNPSTPPAAADAYTVKGMPFSDATPINFVLNGAGWNGATPVPYGVGTGTVNNGVYNEFYKTYVQDGFDLSTQGYFNATIGAETGTFGRNIYQFGNPFFTNLDLSTLGYDERSTAGSGSDGNAISAIQGVRYESVGVTTNNTGTHATSHKFITFAANGTPVADYSGAIVKPMQAFVIKLKNNATPSGLNRTLAFNTMRRFAYVTRAVDITGQATNPYSVTGLRNANSNTGTIKQLRVIGLDSNGVEVMRTYYVVGPDQYTGHSTEAKLQVSASSDYLSTREELPTGGEDTQYSNKYWLYINEANQNDFFGKKIRMVADLSKIASYKFEIAENAKEFENGQSTFIDGNESFYIEQTIGNVVPLSHNMLISATSGDVGLYYGKPAVVLGSNDVIKKEQLFVAFEKTSDTHQVIFPKSWKKADITIFDLAGRNIFTQGDINTSSNFILPVKVTGGYLVQVTSEAGEKIVKKIIK from the coding sequence ATGAAAAGAAATCTATTAACTATAGGGCTTCTCGCCTTTAGTTTTTCAGCGAACTCTCAAGTTATATGTCATGTTGACCCAACTGGTTTATTCTATGTTGGCGAAAATGCATTGGTTTATAACGGTGGCGGTGTTCAGACTAAAGGAAGCGGCGTATACGACATTCACGGGAATGTGATGGTCGTGGGAGGAACTTCGGATGTTTTAAAAACCTTGGATGCCACTGATACCGATGGAACGAAGTTAAAAACAAGCGGTGGCAATTTCATTTTACGATTAAATGACTATGCAAACTACAGTACCTCAACGTACGGTCAGTTATATATTAATGGTTTAACTCAGGGAAATCTTAGTGGTATTGTAGATAAGGAATACCGCGCTACAAAGAATGGTTCGATGCAGCAGATGGCTCTTCCTTTTTACAAATTGCAACTTCCAGACTTGGCTACTTACTTAGGAGCGGGATCTTTCTCTAACGATCGTACTACAAAAGCTGTTGGTTATTGGGATAATGGATCAAAACCGCTGATGCATAATCTTCCGGGCTATACCAGTACTTTAGATAAGGCAAGTGCAGACACTCAAACAACCCAGTATAACAATGCGGCAAGATACTATGCTGTTGGAACAGCAAACTGGAACCCATCTACACCACCAGCTGCAGCTGATGCATATACCGTTAAAGGAATGCCATTTAGTGATGCCACGCCAATTAATTTTGTTTTAAATGGCGCTGGTTGGAATGGCGCTACGCCTGTTCCTTATGGTGTTGGTACTGGAACTGTGAACAATGGAGTGTATAATGAATTTTACAAGACTTACGTTCAAGATGGATTTGATTTATCCACACAGGGTTATTTCAACGCTACGATTGGCGCAGAAACAGGAACTTTTGGTAGAAATATTTATCAGTTCGGAAATCCATTTTTCACCAATTTAGATTTAAGTACCCTTGGTTATGACGAAAGATCTACGGCTGGATCTGGAAGCGATGGTAATGCGATCTCAGCAATACAAGGAGTTAGATATGAATCAGTAGGAGTTACAACCAATAATACCGGTACCCATGCAACAAGTCATAAATTTATAACTTTTGCCGCGAATGGAACACCAGTTGCCGATTATTCTGGTGCAATTGTTAAGCCTATGCAGGCTTTTGTTATCAAATTAAAAAATAATGCTACTCCTTCAGGATTAAACAGAACGCTTGCATTTAATACAATGCGAAGATTCGCTTATGTTACCCGTGCAGTTGATATCACAGGGCAAGCAACAAATCCTTATTCAGTAACTGGTTTAAGAAATGCAAACTCAAACACGGGAACCATCAAACAGTTAAGAGTGATTGGTTTGGACAGCAATGGCGTTGAAGTCATGAGAACGTATTATGTAGTAGGGCCAGACCAATATACTGGACACAGCACGGAGGCAAAATTACAGGTTTCTGCCTCTAGCGATTACTTGAGTACAAGAGAAGAGCTTCCAACAGGTGGCGAAGATACTCAGTACAGTAATAAATATTGGCTCTATATCAATGAAGCGAACCAAAATGATTTCTTTGGAAAAAAAATCAGAATGGTTGCGGATCTTTCCAAAATTGCATCATATAAATTCGAAATCGCGGAAAATGCGAAAGAATTTGAAAACGGACAAAGTACATTCATTGATGGGAATGAGAGTTTTTATATCGAACAGACCATAGGCAATGTAGTTCCGTTGTCTCACAATATGTTGATTTCTGCAACTTCAGGAGATGTTGGTTTGTACTATGGAAAACCTGCCGTAGTTTTAGGCAGCAACGACGTAATTAAGAAAGAGCAATTATTTGTAGCATTCGAAAAAACATCTGATACGCATCAGGTCATCTTCCCTAAATCTTGGAAGAAAGCAGATATTACAATATTTGATTTAGCAGGTAGAAACATCTTTACACAAGGAGATATTAATACTTCATCTAACTTTATCCTACCAGTAAAGGTAACAGGTGGTTATTTGGTACAGGTTACTTCAGAAGCAGGTGAGAAAATCGTTAAGAAAATAATCAAATAA
- the greA gene encoding transcription elongation factor GreA — protein sequence MATSYVTQEGLDKMKVELEQLETIERPKITQQIAEARDKGDLSENAEYDAAKEAQGMLEMKISKLKDLIVNSKVINENLLDTSKVSILTTVRLKNNATKQEQKFTLVPDNESDLKSGKISVNTPIAKGLLGKIVGETADIVLPNGNKLSFEVLEISL from the coding sequence ATGGCAACAAGTTACGTTACACAGGAAGGTTTAGATAAAATGAAAGTTGAACTGGAGCAACTAGAAACCATTGAAAGACCAAAAATCACCCAGCAAATAGCTGAAGCAAGAGATAAAGGCGACCTCTCTGAAAATGCAGAGTACGACGCTGCAAAGGAAGCACAAGGAATGTTGGAAATGAAGATTTCTAAACTGAAAGATTTAATCGTAAACTCAAAAGTGATCAACGAAAATCTTTTGGATACTTCCAAAGTGTCAATTTTGACCACGGTTCGTCTTAAAAATAATGCTACGAAACAGGAGCAAAAATTCACTTTGGTTCCCGACAATGAAAGCGATTTGAAAAGTGGAAAAATTTCTGTGAATACCCCTATTGCAAAAGGTTTATTGGGAAAAATCGTTGGCGAAACTGCTGATATTGTTTTACCGAACGGCAACAAACTTTCATTTGAGGTTTTGGAGATTTCACTTTAA
- a CDS encoding lysophospholipid acyltransferase family protein yields MTKILNYIWRGWMIILGAVLTIVLGIPVLILSIRKEHYKYAYQFIRIWCFGMFYGMGFRYELIKLSKEKIEKNRQYVFISNHTSIMDVMLPCLLMPNHPLCYVGKKELVKIPIFGTIYKRICVMVDRKSAKSRADVYRRCAERMEEGQSIVIFPEGGVPDDTSIVLDNFKDGAFILSSKHNAPIAIFTFVGLKKMFPFDNSKGFPGKVKVYFNGILEPGKSANEEKAVAYNEIKKVLENSI; encoded by the coding sequence ATGACGAAAATTCTCAATTATATTTGGCGCGGTTGGATGATAATTTTGGGTGCGGTTCTCACGATTGTTCTCGGAATTCCTGTTTTGATTCTTTCTATCAGAAAAGAACATTACAAATATGCCTACCAATTTATCAGAATATGGTGTTTCGGAATGTTTTACGGAATGGGATTTCGCTACGAACTTATTAAACTTTCCAAGGAAAAAATTGAAAAAAATCGGCAATACGTCTTTATTTCAAACCACACCTCGATTATGGATGTAATGTTGCCGTGTCTTTTAATGCCGAATCATCCACTTTGCTATGTCGGAAAAAAAGAGTTGGTTAAAATCCCGATTTTTGGAACGATTTATAAAAGAATTTGTGTAATGGTTGACCGAAAATCCGCAAAAAGCCGCGCCGATGTTTACCGAAGATGCGCCGAACGAATGGAGGAAGGTCAAAGCATCGTGATTTTTCCTGAAGGCGGCGTTCCGGATGATACATCCATTGTTCTTGACAATTTTAAGGACGGCGCATTTATTCTTTCTTCAAAACATAATGCCCCAATTGCGATTTTCACCTTTGTTGGATTAAAGAAGATGTTCCCATTTGACAATTCAAAAGGTTTTCCCGGAAAAGTGAAAGTTTATTTCAACGGAATTCTCGAGCCCGGAAAAAGTGCTAATGAAGAAAAAGCGGTCGCCTATAACGAAATTAAAAAAGTTTTAGAAAACTCAATTTGA
- a CDS encoding alpha/beta fold hydrolase, with protein MLNYEISGNGKENLVLLHGFMENLLIWEELEEKLSQDFTLIKIDLPGHGLSKIYSDVHSMELNAEEVKKVTDQLKLGKFHLLGHSMGGYISLAFAEKFPDDLKSLTLFFSTYIADDEEKKEQRRKSFRIIKEAFRTYVNAGIPNLFNENEKDILEGKIDLAKEIALSTKPDGVLAAVKGMMERTDKKSVMEKFEGKILVIAGKYDNAVKTDVMLKNLPEKTNIKSYLLDCGHNGHWEKPAICAEIINTELLHNLPKKLVF; from the coding sequence ATGCTGAATTACGAAATATCTGGAAACGGTAAAGAAAACCTTGTCCTGCTCCACGGTTTTATGGAGAATCTTTTGATTTGGGAAGAACTGGAAGAAAAACTTTCCCAAGATTTCACCTTAATTAAAATCGATTTGCCGGGACACGGTCTCTCCAAAATTTATAGCGACGTTCACTCAATGGAATTGAATGCTGAAGAAGTGAAGAAAGTAACCGACCAGCTGAAGTTGGGGAAATTTCATTTGTTGGGACATTCCATGGGAGGTTATATTTCGCTCGCTTTTGCAGAAAAGTTTCCGGATGATTTAAAATCCTTAACTTTATTCTTTTCTACTTACATTGCCGATGACGAAGAGAAAAAAGAACAACGCAGAAAAAGTTTCAGAATTATTAAAGAAGCATTCCGAACTTATGTAAATGCGGGGATCCCAAATCTCTTCAATGAAAACGAAAAAGACATTTTAGAGGGAAAAATTGACTTGGCCAAAGAAATCGCACTTTCCACGAAACCCGACGGAGTTTTGGCAGCAGTAAAAGGAATGATGGAAAGAACCGATAAAAAATCAGTGATGGAAAAATTTGAGGGAAAAATTTTAGTCATCGCCGGTAAATACGACAACGCAGTGAAAACTGATGTGATGCTAAAAAATCTCCCAGAAAAAACGAACATCAAATCATATCTCCTGGATTGCGGACATAACGGACATTGGGAAAAACCTGCGATTTGTGCAGAAATCATCAACACGGAATTGCTGCATAATTTGCCGAAAAAATTGGTATTTTAG
- a CDS encoding signal peptidase — MKRILLLPLLILSIYLKAENPPEPQNAPGDGGAGGDGFGTVTSPIDMYVYMLAIIAVFMIFFYVKKYYRNQTV; from the coding sequence ATGAAAAGAATATTATTGTTACCCTTATTAATTTTAAGTATTTATCTTAAAGCGGAAAATCCCCCAGAACCTCAGAACGCTCCCGGTGACGGTGGTGCAGGTGGAGATGGTTTTGGGACTGTTACATCTCCCATTGATATGTATGTTTATATGCTTGCTATTATTGCCGTCTTTATGATATTTTTTTATGTAAAGAAATATTACAGAAATCAAACAGTTTAA
- a CDS encoding MFS transporter gives MSTNYSKQTNWGQFVPLVTVFFFWGFVAASNDILIPVFKKAFNLTQSQSQLVSFAFYIAYTVGSLIYMFVSKTLKQDLVNKIGYKNGLILGLLISAAGTLLFYPAANTGSFMLMISGLFIVGLGFSLQQIVANPLAIEVGPTETGSQRLTMAGGINNFGTTIGPLIVSFAIFGSATASNTEASIESVKIPYLVLGAAFILVAILLKFSSLPQITPTIEENTDDAIPGEHRDSALKYPQLVLGMIAIFVYVGVEVSTASNLPAYMEKSLGFETKDIAPYVSLYWASLMIGRWTGAVDAFDFSAGFKKILRFLAPYLAFGVFLLVNAIAKHDLSHFYIYGVIILVMIACDILSKGNPARMLLIFSVMGILALIIGMMTTGMTSVYAFTSVGLFCSTLWPCIFALAINGLGKHTNQGSGYLIMMIMGGGIISLLQGYIADLTNIHASYIVGVLCFAYLAFYAIRVTRILKAQGIDLEKVQKSGGH, from the coding sequence ATGTCAACAAATTATTCTAAGCAAACCAATTGGGGACAGTTCGTGCCTTTGGTAACTGTGTTTTTCTTTTGGGGATTCGTTGCGGCGAGCAACGATATTTTGATTCCTGTTTTCAAAAAAGCATTTAATTTGACTCAAAGTCAGAGCCAGTTGGTTTCTTTCGCATTCTACATTGCTTACACTGTTGGTTCACTTATTTACATGTTCGTCTCTAAAACGCTGAAACAGGATTTGGTGAACAAAATTGGTTACAAAAACGGATTAATTTTAGGACTTCTCATTTCTGCTGCAGGTACGCTTTTATTCTATCCTGCTGCAAATACGGGATCATTTATGTTGATGATTTCGGGGCTTTTTATTGTGGGTCTTGGTTTTTCGCTTCAACAAATTGTGGCAAATCCACTTGCAATTGAGGTTGGTCCAACAGAAACCGGCTCCCAACGTTTGACAATGGCGGGAGGAATTAATAATTTCGGAACCACGATTGGACCTTTGATTGTTTCGTTTGCTATTTTCGGTTCTGCAACCGCTTCAAATACTGAGGCTAGTATTGAGTCTGTAAAAATTCCTTATTTGGTTTTGGGTGCAGCGTTTATTTTGGTGGCGATTTTACTAAAGTTTTCTTCACTTCCACAAATTACCCCAACAATCGAGGAAAATACCGATGATGCAATTCCTGGTGAACACAGAGATTCTGCATTGAAATATCCGCAGTTGGTTTTGGGAATGATTGCGATTTTCGTTTATGTGGGCGTAGAAGTTTCCACGGCGAGTAATTTGCCTGCATACATGGAAAAATCTTTAGGATTTGAAACTAAAGATATTGCGCCGTATGTTTCACTTTATTGGGCTTCATTGATGATTGGTAGATGGACAGGAGCAGTTGATGCTTTTGATTTTAGTGCGGGCTTCAAGAAGATTCTTCGCTTTTTAGCGCCTTATTTGGCGTTTGGCGTTTTCCTTTTGGTGAACGCGATTGCCAAACATGATTTGTCACACTTTTACATTTACGGCGTAATTATTTTGGTAATGATTGCTTGTGATATCTTAAGTAAGGGAAATCCTGCAAGAATGCTTTTGATTTTTTCAGTAATGGGTATTTTAGCCTTAATCATTGGAATGATGACTACGGGGATGACTTCGGTTTATGCTTTTACAAGTGTCGGATTATTCTGTTCTACACTTTGGCCATGTATTTTTGCTTTGGCGATTAATGGTTTAGGAAAACACACCAATCAAGGTTCCGGTTATTTAATCATGATGATTATGGGTGGTGGAATTATCAGCTTATTACAAGGTTATATTGCGGATCTCACCAATATACATGCAAGTTATATTGTCGGAGTTTTATGTTTTGCGTACCTCGCTTTCTATGCAATTCGTGTGACGAGAATTTTAAAGGCACAAGGAATCGATTTAGAAAAAGTTCAAAAATCTGGTGGTCATTAA
- the clpX gene encoding ATP-dependent Clp protease ATP-binding subunit ClpX encodes MNSNQCSFCGRKRNEVQMLISGNNGFICENCIEQAHNIIKEGAAKKGFSPADKIEDLKKPKEIKEFLDQYVIGQDQAKKQLSIAVYNHYKRLLHAKDENREVEIEKSNIIMIGETGTGKTLLAKTIAKELNVPFCIVDATILTEAGYVGEDVESILSRLLMVADYDVEKAEKGIVFIDEIDKIARKSDNPSITRDVSGEGVQQGLLKLLEGSIVNVPPQGGRKHPDQKYIQVNTQNILFIAGGAFDGIKEIIERRLNKQAIGFSAEKLNKVDEDDYILSQINAIDLRKFGLIPELLGRFPIVTYLDKLTKETMVRIMKEPKNSIINQFVELFKMDGVKLKFSDESIDRIVEETMEKGLGARGLRGTTEKVLEDYMFDIAGEKEILLTNDNINL; translated from the coding sequence ATGAATTCAAATCAATGTTCATTTTGCGGAAGAAAAAGAAATGAAGTTCAGATGCTGATTTCGGGAAACAATGGATTTATTTGTGAAAACTGTATTGAACAGGCTCATAATATTATTAAGGAAGGCGCTGCAAAAAAAGGGTTTTCTCCTGCTGATAAAATCGAGGATTTGAAAAAACCAAAAGAAATTAAAGAATTTCTTGATCAATATGTCATTGGACAGGATCAGGCGAAGAAACAACTTTCCATCGCGGTTTACAATCATTATAAAAGACTTCTTCACGCAAAAGATGAGAACCGTGAGGTAGAAATAGAGAAATCTAATATCATCATGATTGGTGAAACTGGAACGGGTAAAACACTTTTGGCAAAAACGATTGCAAAAGAATTGAACGTGCCGTTCTGTATTGTGGATGCAACGATTTTAACTGAAGCTGGTTATGTTGGAGAGGATGTGGAAAGTATTCTATCAAGACTTTTGATGGTGGCCGATTACGACGTTGAAAAAGCGGAAAAAGGAATTGTCTTTATTGATGAAATCGACAAAATTGCGAGAAAATCTGACAATCCAAGTATAACACGTGATGTTTCTGGCGAAGGTGTTCAACAAGGACTTTTGAAGCTTCTAGAAGGAAGCATTGTAAACGTTCCACCACAGGGAGGAAGGAAGCATCCTGATCAAAAATATATCCAAGTCAATACGCAAAATATTCTGTTTATCGCAGGTGGAGCTTTTGATGGCATTAAGGAAATTATTGAAAGAAGACTTAATAAGCAAGCGATCGGTTTTAGTGCAGAGAAACTTAATAAAGTTGATGAAGATGACTATATCTTAAGTCAAATCAATGCGATTGATTTGCGAAAATTTGGTTTGATCCCAGAACTTTTGGGGCGTTTCCCAATTGTAACCTACTTGGATAAGCTTACCAAAGAAACCATGGTTCGCATTATGAAAGAGCCGAAAAACTCCATCATTAACCAGTTTGTAGAACTGTTTAAAATGGACGGAGTGAAGTTAAAGTTTAGTGACGAATCGATTGATAGAATTGTGGAAGAGACCATGGAGAAAGGGCTTGGAGCAAGGGGTTTACGCGGTACCACAGAAAAAGTTCTAGAAGATTATATGTTCGATATCGCAGGTGAAAAAGAGATTTTATTAACAAATGATAATATAAATTTATAA